TTATACATTCTAGAAATTAGTCCGATTTAATAATACCTGGCTTTACTCAGGGTTTTCTAACGGTGCTTTCACTGCGGCTCTGAACTCCCCTCAGACTCGCGCTCAGTGCCTCAACTTCTCCCCTCAGTCTCACGCTCAGTGCCTCAACTTCTCCCCTCAGACTCGCGCTCAGTGCCTCAGCTTCTCCCCTCAGACTCGCGCTCAGTGCCTCAACTTCTCCCCTCAGTCTCGCGCTCAGTGCCTCAGCTTCTCCCCTCAGACTCGTGCTCAGTGCCTCAACTTCTCCCCTCAGACTCGCGCTCAGTGCCTCAACATCTCCCCTCAGTCTCGCGCTCAGTGCCTCAACTTCTCCCCTCAGACTCGCGCTCAGTGCCTCAACATCTCCCCTCAGTCTCGCGCTCAGTGCCTCAGCTTCTCCCCTCAGACTCGCGCTCAGTGCCTCAACATCTCCCCTCAGTCTCGCGCTCAGTGCCTCAGCTTCTCCCCTCAGACTCGCGCTCAGTGCCTCAACTTCTCCCCTCAGACTCGCGCTCAGTGCCTCAACATTTCCCCTCAGACTCGCGCTCAGTGCCTCAACTTCTCCCCTCAGACTCGCGCTCAGTGCCTCAACATCTCCCCTCAGACTTGCGCTCTGTCTCTTTCCCGGTCTAATCCTCCTTCTTAGTCCGAGTCCCACTCCCGCCCCAGCTGCTCCAAAATGAAATCCCTGATTGGCTATCGGGGCGATGTGTAAGTTTTATTATATGACGTGTACGTAGCCTGGTTGTGCCATACAGTGTGCGCGTAAACAAATCAACAGCAAGGCTCGCGGGAAAACTGGGGTAGTCTCAGTTttcaatttacatttattttgtattcacaaaattgtagcagtgtgctcagcaagttgacagcacagtaatttagtataccaaaataaaataaagaaacttatGGATTACTTGTTTTGAATCATTCTGACGATGTGTTCAGtaattaatattctgtttaacttcctggaccatggctagttttaatttttttttaaatgttatccaaGTTGGCCTTTTAGTTAGTCCCTGTTGTGTTTTGATTAACAGAGTTGTTTTTATAactgatttaaaatgttatatatattttttaatttcgaTTCtgttattatatacttattttaacTGCGGTTTTTCACTCTGGTAACcctaaatttaaacaaaaatgtaatgctaCTACATAGCCACGGAAAATGCATCAAAAAGTTTATTAGGGAAACATGCAAGACAAATCTGTAGCTTGACAACTTACTGACTGAAACTCTACAAAACAGGTGAGTccaaacacacactgcagaaatgtattagaataaaaatccatctttattttatatagcgcctttcatagtggaccaccatcacaaagtgcttaaaGATACggtacatcatgtaaagaaagcatcatgATTCACCGATACACACTAAATCGCGACACCCCTAGTATTTACCCTACTAAAGTTACAAtcttttactaaaataaactcCTTCTATTCAACAGTAAGGGAGGCAAATGTAAACACATTCAAGTAAATATTCTTTATCTTTGGTGATCAAACGTTTActtgaattatttatatataaaatttttaatgaaaaaaaagaaatatatataaaatatatatatattttctaatctTACTATAATCGATCCGCatgaattttatttttagttaagcACTCGGGGGTTTCATCAGAGCTCAAACTTTCTCTAACTGAGACGCCCCCCCCTCCCTTTACACCACATTACTGAGGCTCTGCTGCCACCCGGTGTTTCGGAAAGGGATTGCACCTTTACTTGTCTCTCCGCTTCTTTCCCGAGCGTTTCTGCTGGTGCTGCGGGTGCCCTCCCTCTCTGCGCCTCTCCCAGGATGGCATGGGGTGCTCGATCTCCCCGGGGCGGCCCCCCCGATCAGGAACACTGCCCATCagaatctggggggggggggggggggggggaggagggggaggtgaGTGGACAACACAGAGAGATAGAATCGGATTCCAGGGATGCAATTAGACCTACATtgtacagcagtttgatccactcctggtttttactatgagtttattaagacacacctgagcttgctacctagacacactgtaggctaatcaagctcgtaataaATCCTGGAAtaggtgacactgctatgcaatagactTAATCCattcctgtaataataataataataataataataataataataataataataataataataataatacaggaatggaaataagactcctgttgcacacctgagcttgttacctgcacacactggggctaatcaagctcgtagtaaaacctggactgggtgacactgctgtgcagcaggagtcttatttgcatccctgcaGAGGTCTTTTGTAATGATCTGACAGCAGGGCTATAAAGAGCCATAGAGATCGCCCACCTTGTTGACGGCGCAGCTTGTCCCCAGCCGGGACGACCCGCTGCTTGTCTTCACTATGCGGGACGCGTCCTCGCGAGCCGCTAGCAGGTGGGACAGAGACACCAGGGAGACGGACGAGAGAGCGGCTTCGAGAGGGAAGACCACTGAGGACATGGAGTGACTGcgggcctgagagagagagaagtgaggGGGAATGTAtagtgtgcagggtgcagggtatAGTGTGCAGTGTATAGTGTGCAGGGTATAGTGTGCAGTGTATAGTGTGCAGTGTATAGTGTAaagtgtgcagggtgcagggtatagtgtgcagtgtatagtgtgcagggtgcagggtatagtgtatagtgtgcagtgtatagtgcataGTGCATAGTGTctagtgtgcagggtgcagtgtatagtgtatagtgtctagtgtgcagggtgcagtgtatagtgtatagtgtctagtgtgcagggtgcagggtatAGTGTGCAGTGTATAGTGTAAAGTGTGCAGGGTATAGTGTGCAGTGTATAGTGTGCAgggtatagtgtatagtgtgcagtgtatagtgtatagtgcataGTGTATAGGGTGCAGTGTATAGGGTGGAGGGTATATTCTCTCACCTCGCCCCGCTCTCCCCAGTGGAAGGACTGCACTGTGACCTGGAAACGTTTGATCAGCATGCGCATGCGGCACTCGTACTCCACCCGGAGAGCCTGGCTCACTGCAGCCAGCTGACCCTGTGGACAGAAACTGCGCGCTTACTGCACAGAAACTGCGCACTTACTGCACGCTACTCAACAGGTCTAGATCAGAGTTCCCATATCAATGCAAATTGAATCTGTGAGTGCCCCCTAGTGAATCCCTGGACTGTGATCTCGTACCCAGAGCTCGGGGTCCAGCTGCCTCTTGAGAAGAGGGTTCATCACCGCACTGTCAGGGAGACTGTGGAGACGCAGGGACACCTGCAGAGGaaacacagagacgcacacatcaatacacaacacagagacacacacatcaatacacaacacagagacacacaacacagagacacacacatcaatacacaacacagagacacacatcaatacacaacacagagacacacacatcaatacacaacacagagacacacaacacagagacacacatcaatacacagcacagagacacacacatcaatacacaacacagagacacacacaccaatacacaacacagagacacacaacacagagacacacacaccaatacacaacacagagacacacaacacagagacacacatcaatacacaacacagagacacacaacacagagacacacatcaatacacaacacagagacacacacatcaatacacaacacagagacacacatcaatacacaacacagagacacacaacacagagacacatcaatacacaacacagagacacacacatcaatacacaacacagagacacaaacatcaatacacaacacagagacacacacaccaatacacaacacagagacacacaacacagagacacacacatcaatacacaacacagacacacagcaatacacaacacagagacacacacatcaatacacaacacagacacacacaccaatacacaacacagagacacacagcaatacacagcacagacacacacaccaacacacaacacagagacacacacaccaatacacaacacagagacacacacaccaatacacaacacagagacacacacatcaatacacaacacagagacacacatcaaTCCACAACAAAGACACAcagcaatacacaacacagagacacacacatcaatacacaacacagacacacacaccaatacacaacacagagacacacagcaatacacaacacagagacacacacagcaatacacaacacagagacacacacatcaatacacaacacagagacacacagcaatacacaacacagagtcacacacatcaatacacaacacagagacacacagcaatacacaacacagagacacacagcaatacacaacacagagtcacacacatcaatacacaacacagagacacacagcaatacacaacacagagacacacatcaatacacaacacagagacacacacatcaatacacaacacagacacctaaatacacaacacagatactcaggcaaatacaaaaatacagacacacaaatacacagataCACCACAGCACAGGCATACAAAGAATTATTATCAGAGGATAATAAATTCTGTCCTGCACACCACTGTATTGATAACGGACTGTGTTACAATAGGCATAATGAAATGTACACTGAATAATACAATATCTGACTAATAATAACGTCCTATTCTCAACAGAATGCTGCATGTCAGCCCATTGGTTCAAATATGAATATTAGAATATACAGGTAACTTGCTGAATAACTGACTCTATATTCACAGAGCTGGGACAGGCAGCTAATGGCTCACCGTGTTCTGAACCTCAGTGAGCAGGGCTGGGTTGTGGAGGGACTTGGGTTCGATCTCCAGGGCCTGACAGATGAGTTGAATCTCCCCCCTGGCCTTCCCTCCATCTGTCTCCACTGGGAGGGGCTCTCTTGCCTTGAGGACACGCGCCGCCTGCAGCTCTGAAATTAGGAACCCTGCAAGGACGGGACGGGGGGGTTTCACTGGTTTCACTGGTTTTCTCAGTGTCTTAAATTGAAGCAATAAAATAAACcaacttttttttaatgacaaatgttttactaaatgttttaattttgaagaCACTGAATAAAGAGACAGAAACACAAAAtgtaatatagatagatagacagccCTAGTGCTGTGTGGCAGGGACTTACCCAGCAGGTTGTGACAGTTGTCCCTGCTGGTCAGCCTCGTGGTCACTTCTCCAGTGGTCAGGGCTGTGTAGGGGCAGTGCAGCTCGCTGACCACGCCACTCACCTCAAGCTGAAAGCTGTCCGCCTCCTCCGGACCTGTGCAGGACACCAGAGGGCAGTGGTCAAAGGGTCAACAGGTCAGCACTGAGACACTGCCTTAACACTCAGCTATGACTGCAGCACAACCTCATGAGGTTAGAAACACAGAGAAACGTAATGAATTCACTAGAACACTGAGAGAAACTTAATGAATTCACTAGAACACTGAGAGAAACTTAATGAATTCACTAGAACACTGAGAGAAACTTAATGAATTCACTAGAACACAGAGAAACAATGAATTCAATAAAAACACTGAGAAACTTAATGAATTCAATAAAAACACTGAGAGAAACTTAATGAATTCACTAGAACACTGAGAGAAACTTAATGAATTCACTAGAACACTGAGAGAAACATAATGAATTCAATAAAAACACTGAGAGAAACTTAATGAATTCACTAGAACACTGAGAGAAACATAATGAATTCACTAGAACACTGAGAGAAACTTAATGAATTCAATAAAAACACTGAGAGAAACATAATGAATTCACTAGAACACTGAGAGAAacataattaaatcaataaaataataataataataataataaataataataaaaacactgagaGAAACTTAATGAATTCAATAAAACCACTGAGAGAAACTTAATGAATTCACTAGAACACTGAGAGAAACTTAATGAATTCACTAGAACACTGAGAGAAACATAATGAATTCAATAAAAACACTGAGAGAAACTTAATGAATTCACTAGAACACTGAGAGAAACATAATGAATTCAATAAAAACACTGAGAGAAACTTAATGAATTCACTAGAACACAGAGAAACAATGAATTCAATAAAAACACTGAGAAACTTAATGAATTCAATAAAAACACTGAGAGAAACTTAATGAATTCACTAGAACACTGAGAGAAACATAATGAATTCACTAGAACACTGAGAGAAacataattaaatcaataaaaacactgagAGAAACTTAATGAATTCAATAAAACCACTGAGAGAAACTTAATGAATTCACTAGAACACTGAGAGAAACTTAATGAATTCACTAGAACACTGAGAGAAACATAATGAATTCAATAAAAACACTGAGAGAAACTTAATGAATTCACTAGAACACTGAGAGAAACATAATGAATTCACTAGAACACTGAGAGAAACTTAATGAATTCAATAAAAACACTGAGAGAAACATAATGAATTCACTAGAACACTGAGAGAAacataattaaatcaataaaaacactgagAGAAACTTAATGAATTCAATAAAACCACTGAGAGAAACTTAATGAATTCACTAGAACACTGAGAGAAACTTAATGAATTCACTAGAACACTGAGAGAAACATAATGAATTCAATAAAAACACTGAGAGAAACTTAATGAATTCACTAGAACACTGAGAGAAACATAATGAATTCAATAAAAACACTGAGAGAAACTTAATGAATTCACTAGAACACTGAGAGAAACTTAATGAATTCACTAGAACACTGAGAGAAACATAAGGAATTCAATAAAAACACTGAGAGAAACTTAATGAATTCACTAGAACACTGAGAGAAACATAATGAATTCAATAAAAACACTGAGAGAAACGTAATGAATTCACTAGAACACTGAGAGAAACTTAATGAATTCAATAAAAACACTGAGAGAAACTTAATGAATTCACTAGAACACTGAGAGAAacataattaaatcaataaaaacactgagAGAAACGTAATGAATTCAATtacaaacgtttccactggacGCCTTTCTCAGAGTGTTCAATAGGAACACTAAATCCAGCGCCACTGTTTTCACTGTAATATCAGTAGTTGTAATGGTAGTCAGTGCTGGCTCTCACCCTGTGTTGGGCTAATGCTCTCCTCAATGGAGGGACACACACTCTTCAGCTGTGCAACCAACCAGCTGCATAGACCAGTAAACTCTACACTCCTCGCACCCGCATCCAGAGCCGCGTCAAGAGCCGAGGACTCACCCAGCGAGCCAGGGTACCTACAGCACGGAGAGAGGGGGGCTCTTATGAAAGTGTCCCGTTGTACaagcacaacaaagtgtaataaagcacaggaaaacactgtaaatattaTCATAAGCGTTATTGCTAACAAACTATCCCGGACTTCGCTTCCTATAAAAACAACTTCTTTTTTAAAGACtccgtttttgtgtgtgtgtgttttgtttttaattaaataaatacaagtaaaaatgtcGATATACCGAACAAAAGTTGGCATTTGTCAAGCGTGTTTGGATTATTAACATGCATATCTTCTTTTTGCGTTGATAATAACAGAACCGGAGTTCACCGAGTTTCTACCCCAGAATTCTAAGCCTCGTCGCGGTCTCTTCTGCCATTATCAACTAGGGGGACGCTTTATCGATCTCCGGATCCCGGCTTCCGATCAGAACCGTCAGACGGTACCAGGAAACAGATCTGTAGTCAATGGAGTAGAATTATTACAACGCCCTGCACTAGACTTCCGTATCCCGGCGCAAAAACTACTGCCCACTCGATCCCAGATAGAAGCGATGAGTTACCAAGCAGACATGCTTAACGGATCCCAGATTTGTAGTTTATCGtgcaaatattttgtattttaaaataaccgTGCAAAACAGGCAGTCTAATCTAAAAACCGCGAGTTAATTTCCTTAAATCGTACAGTAGGTGGATAATGTCGCTGCcgcaagtttacaaacgagagaagtcCATTCAGTTCATCAGCGCCCGTCCGGTTCCTAGCTACAGACTGATCGCAATCTCCTCCAAGGACCCCAGTGATTtaacatcaacatgactaggtaacccactcCCTGCATATAGAAGCGTCTCCACTTAATTTGCACACCGTGTgctcctctggtcctggtttccgtGCTTAAAATGTTAGTTCGGTCTAACCAACTCAATTCCTTCTAAGATTTAAGACTTGTCAAGTCCCCCCAACGCGTTCTTTGTTACAAGCTAAATAGTGtcacagctcattcctttaagccctgttGGGACTCGTGCGATTGGTTCTTTAAAATGTTGCAGAATGATTTAACTAAGATACCTTAAAGATACAGGAAGCTATTTAGCAATATCTTAAATTGATTTAGAGACATCTCTAAAATGAACAGGTCTTTTAAAACACACCTTCGATAAGGAGATGGGGGAAAAAAGGTCAGGTTATATTTCACTgcaaaacacatttaataaatccAGTGACCTACATTAATATATCAGAGGTTTGCATCATGACTCCAGTTCAAAACCACAGCTGACTTCCAAATTTTTTGgtatttaacaaaatagtcctttattaaaatgatcatttgCTCTGCATCTTACAAGTAGCCCACAACCTGCATCTTGTGGCATTagccaagtaaaaaataaaaaataaactaaacaaaaaagggtCAAAAGCAAGCAAGCCCACACATGGGTAAGTGGAGTTTTCCGATTATATtctcaaatacaaaaacatgtttcCATCCGATAACACAGAAGCAATGTGCagtttacataaaatacatttaaaaaaaaaaaaaacacacacacactctgttaAAATCAAATCTCCAAAACAAAGTTTCAGGATAAAATATTAACAGCTTAAAAAAAAGGGTGTACATAAATCTgatgaaaaaagaaacccactcaaattttttttttttttttttttttaattatgttacaATCACATTGACAAAAATGTTTGCAAAATAAACCGCGGGGTTTCAACAGACACAGCAGGGAAGTATTATGATGTAGGggaaaaagctttaaaatgatttttaaagtttatttatttatttttttaaatacatctcgCAAACACAATCGTCATtggaatatatataaaaaagtatttttattcaacggggggggggggggggggggggagaggagggacttGAAAAATTAACATCTTATTTTCTTAAGGAGCACAAGAAAGAAGGGGAGATTTACAAATGTATCAGTACTACTTTAAAAAGCATCAACTACATAGCAGGCAAACACTCCCCCTACCCCTTTCCTCTCCACCACTGACTCGAGATTCAATAGTTTAAACACCACAACATTTGCCAAGttcaagtatttaaaaaaaaaaaaaaaaaggcattaaaatgcatttcccccccaactaaaataaaaagcaaaatgaaataaaaaaagtcagTTGCAAATCAATTACACCCAATACTCTCTTTTTTAGGCTTGTTGATCTATTTAAAAAGTACAGGTTTtgactatttttaaaataaataaaataaaaaacaaaaacaaaaaacttaaaatgtAACAAAGACAGGTTTATTACGACACAGTAAACACACGCGCCAATCCCTCCCCTCAGGGGAAGaggggagggagaaagagagagaggggaagggtaaaaacaaaaaaacaaaaaaaacaaagggcaGCCAAGTTTGATTGCTCGCCCCTCACTCCTGGAGAGTAAACCCTGCTTTGTCGATGCTTGCACAAGTTTACTGGGAGCCCGACCCGGTCCCTGTGCTGCCAGAGTAGTTCCCGTAGTTCGGATAATTGCTGTAGTACTGGTTCCACTGGCTCTGGTTCTGGTAATACTGACTCCACTGCTGGGCATACTGGTgtgagatagaaaaaaaaaaaataacaacaatcaatcagtgaactgaaagtgaatccAGAGCAGGTTTATACAGGGGGGGACAGCATAACCAGTTGTACAGTGATAGACACAATGCTTTTTGGACCGCTTGTGAGTCGATAAAGCATATGAGTGCATGTACAGGTTTAAAAATACCAATAAATCCAGATAATatctacgggggggggggggggggggggggttgcaagaTTAAAATTAAAATTCTGAATCTCCCCCAAACCTAATCATTTTCCATCTGTCCAAACTTGAAGACATTATCACAATACATCAGGGTAGGGTAAGTTGGGTTGAtgaatatatttaacaaaaaggAGCTTtcaaaaagtatatttaaaaaaaaaaagaaagttcgaCTGGACACTGTGTGCTACAGCATGCGTCTGTCATCTCCCAGGACACCATTGTAAAAGAGAAGGGAGGAGGTGGTAAATGGGTTATAGTCCcagcagaccccccccccccccccagacagacacagactcaGCAGGGCTCACTGGGCAGGGCTGTCTATACCTGCT
The sequence above is a segment of the Acipenser ruthenus chromosome 7, fAciRut3.2 maternal haplotype, whole genome shotgun sequence genome. Coding sequences within it:
- the LOC117415513 gene encoding protein FAM98A isoform X1 produces the protein MAEETATRLRILGYPGSLGESSALDAALDAGARSVEFTGLCSWLVAQLKSVCPSIEESISPTQGPEEADSFQLEVSGVVSELHCPYTALTTGEVTTRLTSRDNCHNLLGFLISELQAARVLKAREPLPVETDGGKARGEIQLICQALEIEPKSLHNPALLTEVQNTVSLRLHSLPDSAVMNPLLKRQLDPELWGQLAAVSQALRVEYECRMRMLIKRFQVTVQSFHWGERGEARSHSMSSVVFPLEAALSSVSLVSLSHLLAAREDASRIVKTSSGSSRLGTSCAVNKILMGSVPDRGGRPGEIEHPMPSWERRREGGHPQHQQKRSGKKRRDK
- the LOC117415513 gene encoding protein FAM98A isoform X2, which encodes MPTFVRYPGSLGESSALDAALDAGARSVEFTGLCSWLVAQLKSVCPSIEESISPTQGPEEADSFQLEVSGVVSELHCPYTALTTGEVTTRLTSRDNCHNLLGFLISELQAARVLKAREPLPVETDGGKARGEIQLICQALEIEPKSLHNPALLTEVQNTVSLRLHSLPDSAVMNPLLKRQLDPELWGQLAAVSQALRVEYECRMRMLIKRFQVTVQSFHWGERGEARSHSMSSVVFPLEAALSSVSLVSLSHLLAAREDASRIVKTSSGSSRLGTSCAVNKILMGSVPDRGGRPGEIEHPMPSWERRREGGHPQHQQKRSGKKRRDK
- the LOC117415513 gene encoding protein FAM98A isoform X3, whose translation is MAEETATRLRILGYPGSLGESSALDAALDAGARSVEFTGLCSWLVAQLKSVCPSIEESISPTQGPEEADSFQLEVSGVVSELHCPYTALTTGEVTTRLTSRDNCHNLLGFLISELQAARVLKAREPLPVETDGGKARGEIQLICQALEIEPKSLHNPALLTEVQNTVSLRLHSLPDSAVMNPLLKRQLDPELWFLSTGSAGCSEPGSPGGVRVPHAHADQTFPGHSAVLPLGRAGRGPQSLHVLSGLPSRSRSLVRLPGVSVPPASGSRGRVPHSEDKQRVVPAGDKLRRQQDSDGQCS